The sequence GTCATTTAAGCGCTTCACATTGCGGTAGACTCGAATCCAAACTTCTTGTCCTAAGTCTGCTCGGTCTTGCCAGTCCGGAGCCAGATGATAGAGCATCCGGTTGACATGGGACTGGTAGCGCCTGACCAATTCAGCAAACGCAGACTTGTCAGGACTCAGACCCGCCTGACAGCGAACAATTAAATCGTAGTTCGAGAGTTTTTCTGGCTGCACAGGCGCTTGAGGAACTCCTGCCCCAACCGTTGACCAAGACAAAGAAATAGATTGACTCATCGATCGTAAGTTGCGCTCTAACACTCCAGTCAGTCTTGACGGCAGGTGGAGACGAAAGTTCCGATCGTAAGTTATTTCCTCTTTTAGTGTACCTGAAGTTGACTCCATCTCAACCTCGCGATTCGAGTGTCTTACCCAACCTGTTGGTGGCAGAGCATGTTAATTTCCCGGACTGTTCTCATATTGTGGGGCATAGGACTGCAACAAAGAACTCACTTGCGAGAGAACATCGTCTGCCTTTTTGCCCAAGGCTTGCCGCTCCGGTTCTTGAGGTTTCTCTTGGTTTTTCGAGATCGCTGCCTCTACCTGCTGGCGGATTAAATCTGCCAGCTGCTCTTGAGCGCGGTTGCGCTGGTAGCGCGCCCCCTCTTCCGTGGTGGCATAGAGTGGAGGCAAGCGATTGAGGGCATAGGCTGCCACATCTCCCAAATCCAGCTTTACCCCCTCTTTATCTTCTATTTTTGCCACGCGAGTCATCGCTTCAGTCAGCACTAACTCTTCCATCACGTTAATAAATTGTTTGCGCGGAACCGCAACCA is a genomic window of Roseofilum casamattae BLCC-M143 containing:
- a CDS encoding late competence development ComFB family protein; amino-acid sequence: MSIQEIVDQALRDGYLTPAMEAEVGNICDTASELSIEEYMALDRLMGCLLTGEVVAVPRKQFINVMEELVLTEAMTRVAKIEDKEGVKLDLGDVAAYALNRLPPLYATTEEGARYQRNRAQEQLADLIRQQVEAAISKNQEKPQEPERQALGKKADDVLSQVSSLLQSYAPQYENSPGN